One Antiquaquibacter oligotrophicus genomic region harbors:
- a CDS encoding helix-turn-helix transcriptional regulator produces the protein MAERAQPQRAQDKLAFLLSLVPYLIDRDRVSVSEVAEHFGVPEQQIRDAVQLLAVSGIPGETNTYQHGDLFDIAWDSFEDNDEIVITNLVAIDDSPRFSAREAAALIAGLQYLSSLPEQADRAAIASLMSKLSRGASAEPSAVAVASSETDSTLQLARESVERGLQLEFTYVDSRGEFESRKVDPLRVESVDSDWYLRGWCHLREAVRTFRIDRISDPRITNEPITHEPGDVTLPDKLFEGSSDDLGVTIEVASGAVPLLADYSPEVLGESVDDRVRVGLRVSHYHGLKRLVAGMPGGAIVLEPAEARAVVRDWAATAAARYGG, from the coding sequence ATGGCTGAACGTGCACAACCTCAGCGAGCACAGGACAAGCTGGCCTTCCTTCTCTCCCTCGTGCCGTATCTGATCGACCGTGACCGGGTGAGCGTGTCGGAGGTCGCCGAGCACTTCGGCGTGCCGGAGCAGCAGATCAGGGATGCCGTCCAGTTGCTCGCAGTGTCGGGCATCCCGGGGGAGACGAACACCTATCAGCACGGTGACCTGTTCGATATCGCGTGGGATTCGTTCGAGGACAATGACGAGATCGTCATCACCAATCTCGTGGCGATCGACGACTCACCGCGTTTCTCGGCCCGTGAGGCGGCGGCGCTCATCGCTGGTCTCCAGTACCTGTCTTCGCTACCGGAGCAGGCCGATCGTGCTGCAATCGCGAGTCTCATGTCGAAGTTGTCGCGTGGTGCCTCCGCGGAGCCGAGCGCTGTCGCCGTCGCATCGAGCGAAACCGATAGCACGCTCCAGCTTGCCCGGGAGTCCGTCGAGCGCGGTCTCCAGCTTGAGTTCACCTACGTCGATTCGCGCGGAGAGTTCGAGAGCCGCAAGGTCGATCCACTCCGAGTCGAATCCGTCGATTCCGATTGGTATCTTCGCGGCTGGTGTCACTTGCGCGAGGCGGTGCGCACGTTCCGCATCGATCGCATCTCCGACCCGCGCATCACGAACGAGCCGATCACACACGAGCCAGGAGATGTGACCCTCCCGGACAAGCTCTTCGAGGGCTCGTCCGATGATCTCGGAGTCACGATCGAGGTCGCATCGGGAGCGGTGCCACTCCTTGCCGACTACTCGCCGGAGGTGCTCGGCGAATCGGTCGACGATCGCGTGCGAGTTGGTCTGCGGGTCTCGCACTACCACGGCCTCAAGCGTCTCGTCGCGGGGATGCCGGGTGGCGCGATCGTACTCGAACCGGCCGAGGCCCGAGCGGTCGTGCGCGACTGGGCTGCGACGGCCGCGGCACGCTACGGGGGCTGA
- a CDS encoding helix-turn-helix transcriptional regulator, whose amino-acid sequence MVSSSQRIPVEERLFSLVLALLATDSGLTKNEILSTVQGYRQRFDASGDNSSLERQFERDKDDIRELGVPLETIESPGDAGNNQNLRYRIPRGTYELPSDIRFTPEENTLLSLAATVWREGSLSGQSRRAILKLKALGVATTEPILGYAPRVRVREAAFDPLGEALERRVLVKFPYLKPGEESPRQRTVAPLALVQHQGRWHLFADEPESGVTKTFLLRRIVGPVSLTSTSYEAPEGDQSARALAELDRVWRERVATVEVEPGTDAAIRLSNRRGTSQLPNGALQLHHTDANILADELASFGPEVLVISPPELREAVRSRLLRTAADHG is encoded by the coding sequence TTGGTGTCGAGTTCCCAGAGAATACCGGTCGAGGAGAGGCTCTTCAGTCTCGTCCTCGCCCTTCTCGCGACCGATTCGGGCCTAACGAAGAACGAGATCCTCTCGACCGTTCAGGGCTACCGCCAGCGATTTGACGCGTCCGGAGACAACTCATCGCTCGAGCGCCAGTTCGAGCGTGACAAGGACGACATCCGCGAACTCGGGGTGCCGCTGGAGACGATCGAAAGCCCCGGCGATGCCGGAAATAACCAGAATCTCCGGTACCGCATCCCGCGCGGCACCTACGAGCTTCCGAGCGATATCCGCTTCACCCCGGAAGAGAACACACTCCTGTCGCTCGCGGCGACGGTGTGGCGCGAGGGTTCGCTTTCGGGGCAGTCTCGCCGCGCCATCCTCAAACTCAAGGCGCTGGGTGTTGCGACCACCGAGCCAATCCTCGGCTATGCACCGCGAGTTCGCGTTCGAGAAGCGGCATTCGACCCACTCGGCGAGGCCCTTGAGCGACGTGTGCTGGTCAAGTTTCCGTACCTCAAGCCGGGCGAGGAATCGCCGCGTCAGCGCACGGTCGCCCCGCTCGCGCTCGTTCAGCATCAAGGACGGTGGCACCTGTTTGCCGATGAGCCGGAGTCGGGCGTGACGAAGACTTTCCTGCTTCGCCGCATCGTGGGGCCAGTGTCCCTCACGTCGACCTCATACGAGGCCCCCGAGGGCGACCAGTCCGCACGCGCGCTTGCCGAACTGGACAGGGTGTGGCGCGAGCGTGTTGCGACGGTCGAAGTGGAACCCGGCACGGATGCCGCGATCCGCCTCTCAAATCGCCGTGGCACCTCACAACTTCCGAACGGAGCGCTCCAGTTGCATCACACGGACGCCAACATCCTTGCGGACGAACTCGCGAGCTTCGGACCCGAGGTTCTCGTGATTTCGCCGCCGGAACTCCGTGAGGCCGTACGATCCCGACTTCTCCGAACGGCGGCCGACCATGGCTGA
- a CDS encoding FKBP-type peptidyl-prolyl cis-trans isomerase has protein sequence MSVRTIAGVAVAGALLVSLTACSTPSADAACTPDEASKLVTATGEFGANPEVEFPTPLVAETTGVSTLIEGDGDPVPAGGSVVGTVSIYIGESGEALISGGPLVGVPILFPTKDFLFPFTDSLQCGSVGSRIVTTGSAADILSSTAAEEDYQLDPEQTLVVVTDIQSAYLGRANGADQLAQSGMPAIALAPSGQPGFTFPDGPAPTEFRTDVLKRGSGAEVEADDAVVLHFSAMEWGAETLLNSTWVGNNGIPVIVPLEGQDTGQSLLTAQVREAMVGQTVGSQVLIASPGDQTLVYVIDVLGIAE, from the coding sequence GTGTCTGTGCGCACGATTGCCGGCGTTGCTGTGGCGGGAGCCCTCCTGGTCTCCCTCACGGCATGTTCCACCCCTTCCGCCGACGCGGCGTGCACACCGGATGAGGCGTCCAAGCTCGTCACGGCGACGGGGGAATTCGGAGCCAACCCAGAAGTGGAGTTCCCGACCCCTCTCGTGGCGGAAACCACGGGGGTATCAACTCTCATCGAGGGCGACGGGGATCCGGTTCCCGCTGGTGGCTCCGTCGTCGGTACCGTGAGCATCTACATCGGTGAGTCGGGCGAGGCGCTCATCAGCGGAGGCCCGCTGGTTGGTGTCCCCATTCTCTTCCCGACTAAGGACTTCCTGTTCCCCTTCACGGATTCGCTGCAGTGCGGGTCGGTCGGCTCGCGTATCGTGACGACCGGTTCGGCAGCGGACATTTTGAGTTCAACGGCAGCCGAAGAGGACTACCAGCTCGACCCGGAGCAGACGCTTGTTGTTGTGACGGACATCCAGTCGGCCTACCTCGGCCGCGCCAATGGCGCAGATCAGCTGGCTCAGAGTGGAATGCCCGCCATCGCGCTGGCCCCGTCGGGTCAGCCCGGATTCACGTTCCCCGATGGCCCGGCTCCGACTGAGTTCCGTACTGACGTGCTCAAACGCGGATCCGGCGCCGAGGTCGAGGCGGACGACGCCGTCGTCCTCCACTTCTCGGCGATGGAGTGGGGAGCCGAAACGCTCCTGAACTCGACCTGGGTCGGTAACAACGGTATTCCGGTGATCGTTCCGCTCGAGGGACAGGACACTGGTCAAAGCCTGCTTACCGCACAGGTCCGAGAGGCTATGGTCGGTCAAACTGTGGGGTCGCAGGTCCTCATCGCATCTCCAGGCGACCAAACCCTCGTCTACGTCATTGACGTACTGGGGATCGCGGAGTAG
- a CDS encoding HAD family hydrolase → MTPTSPAAVFWDMDGTLVDTEPYWVSAETDLIESFGGSWTHEEALQLVGAGLWHSARIIQAKGVALTEDEIIDALTDRVLEQLATKGIPWRPGARELLLELREAGVPTALVTMSISRMAHFVVEHLGFEGFDAVVSGNDVTHSKPHPEPYLHAARILGVDPALSVALEDSPPGVASAAEAGMVTIGIPFILDLTSSSATHLWPTLDGRTLADLAALVPAVSS, encoded by the coding sequence GTGACTCCCACCTCTCCCGCCGCTGTCTTCTGGGACATGGATGGCACCCTCGTCGACACTGAGCCGTACTGGGTTTCGGCCGAAACGGACCTCATCGAGTCGTTCGGCGGGTCGTGGACTCACGAGGAGGCACTGCAACTCGTTGGCGCCGGCTTGTGGCATTCGGCACGCATCATCCAGGCCAAGGGCGTCGCGCTCACGGAGGACGAGATCATCGACGCCCTCACCGATCGTGTGCTCGAGCAGCTCGCCACCAAGGGGATCCCGTGGCGGCCGGGCGCACGCGAGCTACTGCTCGAACTTCGGGAGGCGGGCGTACCCACCGCCCTGGTGACCATGTCTATCTCCCGCATGGCGCATTTTGTCGTCGAGCATCTCGGCTTCGAGGGTTTCGACGCGGTGGTCTCCGGCAACGATGTCACCCACTCGAAGCCGCATCCGGAGCCCTACCTACACGCCGCCCGCATCCTCGGTGTCGATCCGGCTCTCTCGGTTGCGTTGGAGGATTCCCCTCCCGGCGTCGCATCGGCGGCCGAGGCGGGCATGGTGACGATCGGGATCCCCTTCATCCTCGACCTGACGTCGTCGTCGGCAACACACCTGTGGCCGACACTCGACGGCCGCACTCTCGCAGATCTCGCTGCCCTCGTTCCGGCGGTGTCCTCATGA
- a CDS encoding undecaprenyl-diphosphate phosphatase — protein MGFIEAIILGLIQGLTEFLPISSSAHLRIAGEFLPSATDPGATFTAITQLGTELAVVIYFRKDIARILTKWFQQFGRSKGAHSVPIDRKDPDVRLGWLIIIGTVPIVILGYFAQDYIRSTFRSLWLVAIVLIVFGIILGLADLLSKRVRELDQMSYRDGILIGIAQMLALIPGVSRSGSTMTAGRLLGYTRPAAARFGFLLAVPAVFGSGLYELVHSFGEPEGAYGYAETALATVVAFGVGYAVIAFLMQYISKHSFLPFVIYRILLGGTLLVLLGIGVLDPL, from the coding sequence GTGGGCTTTATCGAGGCCATCATCCTCGGGCTCATCCAGGGCCTGACCGAATTCCTCCCGATCTCCTCGAGCGCCCACCTTCGCATTGCGGGCGAGTTCCTGCCGTCGGCTACCGATCCGGGCGCGACCTTCACTGCGATCACCCAACTCGGAACCGAACTGGCCGTAGTGATCTACTTCCGCAAGGACATCGCTCGCATCCTGACCAAATGGTTCCAGCAGTTCGGACGATCGAAGGGGGCACACTCGGTTCCCATCGATCGAAAAGATCCCGACGTGCGCCTCGGCTGGCTCATCATCATCGGCACCGTCCCGATCGTCATCCTCGGCTACTTCGCTCAGGACTACATCCGCTCGACGTTCCGGTCGTTGTGGCTCGTCGCGATCGTTCTCATCGTGTTCGGCATCATCCTTGGGCTTGCCGACCTGCTCTCCAAGCGCGTGCGCGAATTAGACCAGATGAGTTACCGGGATGGCATTCTCATTGGCATCGCCCAAATGCTCGCTCTCATCCCCGGGGTATCGCGTTCGGGTTCGACCATGACGGCCGGCCGCCTCCTGGGGTACACCCGTCCCGCGGCAGCACGTTTCGGATTCCTTCTCGCGGTGCCCGCCGTCTTCGGCAGTGGCCTCTACGAACTCGTCCACAGCTTCGGCGAGCCGGAGGGCGCGTACGGGTACGCCGAGACTGCTCTCGCCACGGTTGTGGCGTTCGGGGTGGGTTACGCGGTGATCGCGTTCCTCATGCAGTACATCTCGAAGCACTCGTTCCTGCCGTTTGTGATCTACCGGATCCTGCTCGGCGGCACACTGCTCGTGCTCCTCGGCATCGGGGTGTTGGACCCCCTCTAG
- a CDS encoding proteasome assembly chaperone family protein, translated as MPAQSSFASGRLLVVAFEGWNDAGEAASNAVRTLKDALDLYPIAEVDPEDYFDYQFNRPSIASDEDGNRVLVWPGVTIYGPTRPHAGRGQSLAADAELEVSGSNGSNVFLMLGTEPSRGWKSFTQEVLEVVEDNDIRGIIFLGAMLADVPHTRPISVFTSSENAAVRSELGMERSTYEGPVGILSVLADAAERAGIPTMSIWASVPHYVHNAPSPKATLAIVDKLEEIVDVVIPRGDLVTEAAAWESGIDALAGDDDDMASYIEQLERARDTVDSPEASGEAIAKEFEQYLRRGDRPDGGAAGEEPWRKE; from the coding sequence ATGCCCGCTCAGTCCAGTTTCGCGTCGGGAAGGCTCCTCGTGGTGGCCTTCGAAGGCTGGAACGACGCCGGTGAGGCGGCCAGCAACGCCGTCCGCACCCTCAAAGACGCGCTCGACCTGTACCCGATTGCGGAGGTCGACCCGGAGGACTACTTCGACTACCAGTTCAACCGGCCGTCGATCGCAAGCGATGAGGACGGTAACAGGGTTCTCGTGTGGCCGGGCGTCACAATTTACGGCCCGACCCGACCGCACGCGGGTCGCGGTCAATCGCTCGCCGCCGACGCCGAACTCGAGGTGAGCGGTTCCAACGGTTCCAACGTCTTCCTGATGCTCGGAACGGAGCCGTCGCGTGGCTGGAAGTCGTTCACCCAGGAGGTGCTCGAGGTGGTCGAGGACAACGACATCCGGGGCATCATCTTCCTCGGTGCCATGCTCGCCGACGTTCCCCACACTCGGCCCATCTCGGTTTTCACGAGTAGCGAGAACGCCGCCGTTCGATCGGAACTCGGGATGGAGCGCAGCACGTACGAGGGGCCGGTCGGCATCCTGTCCGTGCTTGCTGACGCTGCGGAGCGCGCAGGCATCCCGACGATGTCCATTTGGGCCTCGGTTCCGCATTACGTACACAACGCCCCCTCCCCCAAAGCCACTCTTGCCATCGTCGACAAGCTCGAAGAGATCGTCGACGTGGTAATCCCCCGCGGTGATCTCGTCACCGAGGCCGCCGCGTGGGAGAGCGGGATCGACGCGCTCGCGGGCGACGACGACGACATGGCGTCCTACATCGAGCAGCTCGAGCGTGCCAGGGACACCGTCGACTCGCCAGAGGCGAGCGGTGAAGCTATCGCCAAGGAGTTCGAGCAGTACCTCCGGCGCGGGGATCGGCCCGACGGTGGCGCCGCGGGCGAGGAGCCCTGGCGCAAGGAATAG
- the tatA gene encoding Sec-independent protein translocase subunit TatA gives MFGNLTGWHLVAVLVVVLVLFGAPKLPGLARSLGQSMRIFRSEVKTMKDESAADAEPADDETEDEPPAKAKKTPSKGGSAGSKP, from the coding sequence ATGTTCGGAAATCTGACCGGATGGCACCTTGTCGCCGTCCTGGTGGTCGTTCTCGTCCTGTTCGGGGCTCCGAAGCTTCCGGGTCTCGCCCGTAGCCTCGGCCAGTCCATGCGGATCTTCCGCAGCGAGGTCAAGACGATGAAGGACGAGTCGGCCGCGGATGCAGAACCCGCCGATGACGAGACCGAGGACGAGCCTCCCGCCAAGGCGAAGAAGACGCCGAGCAAGGGTGGCAGCGCCGGGTCCAAGCCGTAG
- the tatC gene encoding twin-arginine translocase subunit TatC — translation MSLAEHLRELRRRLVISAIAILVTAVAGFFLAPFVIDALRVPINQIAEQRNAEIIYTTVTGAFDLRLAISFTIAIVLASPVWLYQIFAFLVPGLTSKEKRYTFGFFFSAVPLFFLGAAAGWFVFPHMVELLTSFSSQEDSTLLDAKIYYDFVIKLVLAVGIAFVLPVFLVLLNFTGVLSAASILKGWRVAILVITLFTALATPAADVVSMFLLAVPMVILYFAAFGVAWLHDRRVARREAAFATATA, via the coding sequence ATGTCGCTCGCCGAGCACCTCCGCGAGCTTCGTAGGCGACTCGTCATCTCTGCGATCGCGATTCTCGTGACGGCGGTGGCGGGTTTTTTCCTCGCGCCCTTCGTCATCGACGCCTTGCGGGTTCCGATCAACCAAATCGCCGAACAGCGCAATGCGGAGATCATCTACACCACTGTGACCGGCGCGTTCGATCTTCGATTGGCCATCTCGTTCACCATCGCGATCGTGCTCGCGAGCCCAGTGTGGCTCTACCAGATCTTCGCGTTCCTGGTCCCGGGCCTGACGTCGAAGGAGAAGCGCTACACGTTCGGATTCTTCTTCTCTGCGGTGCCACTGTTCTTCTTGGGGGCGGCTGCGGGATGGTTCGTCTTCCCGCACATGGTCGAACTCCTCACCTCCTTCTCATCGCAGGAGGACTCGACACTTCTTGACGCCAAGATCTACTACGACTTCGTCATCAAGCTCGTACTGGCTGTGGGGATCGCCTTTGTGCTCCCCGTGTTCCTGGTTCTCCTGAACTTCACGGGAGTTCTGAGCGCGGCATCCATCCTCAAGGGCTGGCGAGTAGCCATCCTCGTGATCACACTCTTCACCGCCCTCGCGACGCCAGCTGCCGACGTGGTCTCGATGTTCCTTCTGGCGGTTCCGATGGTCATCCTCTACTTCGCAGCGTTCGGGGTGGCGTGGCTGCACGACCGTCGCGTGGCACGCCGCGAAGCGGCATTCGCCACAGCCACCGCTTAG
- a CDS encoding tRNA (adenine-N1)-methyltransferase: MTPRPRSGPFRAGDRVQLTGPKGRMNTISLAEGGEFHSHRGVLPHSLIIGREDGSVIESSDGTEYLALRPLLSDFVLSMPRGAAIIYPKDAAQILAQADIFPGARVVEAGVGSGALSLWLLRAIGADGTLQSFERREEFAEVAHANVETFIGEAPSNWSIHVGDLQDALPEHTEAGSIDRIILDMLAPWECLDAVATALAPGGVLLCYIATVTQLSRVAEAIRETGRFTNPVSSETLIRGWHVEGLAVRPDHRMVAHTGFLLTARLLAPGAVLPALKRRASKTDFSDEDVEIWTPGAVGERPLSEKGLRRAVRDARAAARSASEEQSADGQ, encoded by the coding sequence ATGACGCCGCGCCCGCGCAGCGGTCCGTTCCGCGCGGGTGATCGTGTACAACTAACCGGTCCGAAGGGGCGGATGAACACGATCTCGCTCGCGGAGGGCGGCGAGTTCCACAGCCATCGTGGTGTCCTTCCGCACAGCCTCATCATTGGCCGCGAGGACGGCTCGGTCATCGAGTCGAGCGACGGTACCGAGTATCTTGCGCTGCGCCCCCTGTTGAGTGATTTTGTGCTGTCGATGCCCCGAGGCGCGGCAATCATCTACCCGAAGGATGCCGCACAGATCCTCGCCCAGGCTGACATCTTCCCCGGTGCTCGTGTTGTGGAGGCGGGGGTTGGCTCGGGCGCTCTCTCCCTGTGGCTGCTTCGTGCGATTGGAGCAGACGGTACTCTCCAATCGTTCGAACGACGTGAGGAGTTCGCCGAGGTCGCGCACGCAAACGTCGAGACGTTCATCGGAGAAGCACCGAGTAACTGGTCCATTCACGTGGGCGACCTGCAGGATGCCCTGCCAGAGCACACCGAGGCGGGTTCCATCGACCGCATCATCCTCGACATGCTCGCGCCGTGGGAGTGCCTCGACGCAGTCGCGACGGCGCTGGCACCCGGCGGGGTTCTGCTGTGTTACATCGCCACCGTCACACAGCTCTCGCGCGTTGCCGAAGCGATTCGCGAAACGGGTCGCTTCACTAATCCCGTCTCGAGTGAAACGCTCATCCGAGGTTGGCATGTGGAGGGGCTCGCCGTGCGACCGGATCACAGGATGGTCGCCCACACCGGTTTTTTGCTCACAGCACGTCTGCTCGCTCCCGGCGCCGTTCTGCCCGCCCTCAAACGTCGAGCATCCAAGACGGACTTCAGCGACGAGGATGTCGAGATCTGGACGCCAGGAGCGGTGGGGGAGCGCCCCCTGAGCGAAAAGGGACTTCGGCGCGCAGTTCGTGACGCTCGCGCTGCCGCGCGCTCGGCAAGCGAAGAGCAGAGCGCGGACGGGCAGTAG
- a CDS encoding M20/M25/M40 family metallo-hydrolase → MTQPDELDATATIARELIQFDTTNYGEGRSNGETDAAEYLGALLENLGLTTEYVDAATGRTSVFARVPGADATKPALIVHGHTDVVPADPVNWSVDPFGGVIKDGMLWGRGAVDMKNMNAMIVTALQDILGSGRLPARELVIAFFADEENGGVFGSHYAVDNRPDLFAGATEAISEVGGYSVHLGGRRSYLLQTGEKALVWLKLVARGPAAHGSRVVRENAVTKLAKAVVTLGSREWPIRLTDTTEHLLAELARIMQADPVKVGPDELVLSTGTAAGFLQATLRTTSNPTLLKAGYKHNVIPDTAEALIDIRTLAGDEDAVLAEIRELLDDDIEIVVMHRDVGLENPFAGSLVDTMVGTLEAHDPGAPVLPYLLSGGTDNKALSLLGIKGYGFAPLRLPPDLDFPALFHGVDERVPLDALVFGRRVLTDLLLTY, encoded by the coding sequence ATGACGCAGCCCGATGAGCTCGACGCCACAGCGACCATCGCGCGGGAACTCATCCAGTTCGACACGACCAATTACGGCGAGGGCAGATCGAACGGCGAGACCGATGCCGCCGAATACCTCGGGGCACTTCTCGAGAATCTGGGGCTCACGACGGAGTACGTCGACGCGGCGACCGGTCGAACGAGTGTTTTTGCGCGAGTTCCCGGCGCAGACGCCACCAAGCCCGCGCTCATCGTTCACGGCCACACGGATGTCGTACCTGCTGATCCCGTGAACTGGAGCGTCGACCCGTTTGGCGGGGTCATCAAGGACGGCATGTTGTGGGGCCGAGGTGCAGTGGACATGAAGAACATGAACGCGATGATCGTCACCGCGCTCCAAGACATCCTCGGGTCCGGCCGGCTCCCCGCGAGGGAGCTCGTCATCGCGTTCTTCGCCGACGAGGAGAACGGCGGCGTCTTCGGATCGCACTACGCGGTCGACAACCGTCCGGACCTCTTCGCTGGGGCGACAGAGGCCATCAGCGAAGTGGGCGGCTACTCGGTGCACCTGGGTGGCAGGCGCTCGTATCTCCTCCAAACCGGCGAGAAGGCACTCGTGTGGCTCAAACTCGTCGCACGCGGCCCTGCGGCGCACGGGAGCAGGGTCGTGCGGGAGAACGCCGTTACGAAGCTCGCCAAAGCTGTCGTGACCCTGGGCTCGCGGGAATGGCCCATTCGCCTCACCGACACGACCGAGCATCTCCTTGCCGAGCTTGCCCGCATCATGCAGGCCGACCCGGTGAAGGTCGGCCCAGACGAACTTGTTCTATCGACGGGCACGGCCGCGGGCTTCCTTCAGGCGACACTGCGCACCACAAGCAATCCCACACTTCTGAAAGCCGGGTACAAGCACAACGTCATTCCCGACACCGCAGAAGCCCTTATCGATATTCGAACGCTGGCGGGGGACGAGGATGCCGTGCTCGCCGAGATTCGTGAGCTCCTCGACGACGACATCGAGATCGTTGTGATGCACCGGGACGTCGGCCTGGAGAACCCGTTCGCCGGATCACTCGTGGACACGATGGTGGGCACCTTGGAGGCTCACGACCCTGGCGCACCCGTGTTGCCATACCTGTTGTCAGGGGGAACCGACAACAAGGCTCTTTCGCTGCTCGGCATCAAGGGCTACGGCTTCGCTCCCTTGAGGCTGCCCCCGGATCTCGACTTTCCTGCGCTCTTCCACGGCGTGGACGAGCGCGTGCCGCTCGACGCACTAGTCTTTGGCAGGCGGGTTCTGACTGACCTGCTCTTGACGTACTAG